AGGGGGTCTTCCGGCCGATAGCGGCCGGCGGCATGGCTTGTGCCGGAAAAATAATGCGCGACCAGAATGGCGTTGTCGCGCGCCGCGTTCAGGGCGCCGTAAGTCTCGTAGCCGATGGCGACATTGCGGATGGTCGCGCCGCCGACGGTGCGCAATTCGGACAGTTCGAAGCGTTGCTTGGTAGTAAAAAGCTGTTCCGCCATGATTTTCTCCGATCCTCCTTCGTTTCGGCGCAGGCCGCACTATATCTTTTTCAGGCGCGCGGAAAGCCAGTCTCGCAATTTTCGAAGACGGCTTTTTGAGAGGGTCGAAAGTACAATGGCCCCGCGAGAAGATTTGCTGCATTGCAACATAGAAATGTGGAAGCGTGCTGCGGCGCAACAAACGCCGTCCTTTCCGTTCATTGCAGGATCAATCTATGGCGAGCTACAAGGAACCCCAAGGGCAGCCTGAGAGTTTCGCGCCGTGCGAAACGCCGGCGGCGGACGAGGAACGCGCCGCGGACGACCTTTCCGGGCCCTCTGCGCCGATATCCGAAACCAATGGCGTGGACAGCCTGTTCGCGCGCCAGACGCGCATGGTCTTCGACCTGTTGCAGACAGCCGTCGAAGAGGCGGCGGAGACGGCGGAAAGCCGGAATGTGAAGGTCGCGGCGGAACTCCACGATCTCCAGTTGCGGGCGTTGCGCTCGCTGCACGAAAGCGCCCTCGCGACGGTCGAATTGTTCGAGGCGCTGAGCGCGGCGCAGACGCCCGGCGAGTTGGCGAGGCGCCAGATCGCTCTGGCGCGCCGCCAGGGCGAGTCGGTGAGCGAACGGCTCCAGGAATTCTTCCTCTCGGCGCGCAAGATCGCCACCGCGATGACGGCGCCGCCCACGCCGGCAGATCGCGGGCCGGCGGAAAAGGACGACAATCTGTTCACGCGCCTCGACCGGCTGACCGCGCGGCAGAAAGGCGTGCTGGAGTTGCTGGCGCAAGGCCTGCCGAACAAGGTGATCGCGCATCGGCTCGGCATCAGCGAGACAACCGTCAAGGCCCATGTCGGCGAGATTTTGCGCAAGCTGAAGGTCTATAATCGCGCCCGGGCGATCGCGATGCTCGCCCAGATCGACGCGACGCGGATCGGCGCCGTGCCGGACGGCGAGGCTTGACGCGCGCCGTCAGCTCTTCTCGTCGCCGAGGGCGCGCGCGGCCGTCTCGACCTGTTCGGCCGCCTCGTTGAGCGCCTCGGCGGCCCGCTCCGCCCATTCCGCCTCGCGGCGGCGCAATTCTTCGGCTTCCGCCCGCGCCCGCGCCGCCGCCTCATTCCCGGCCGCGAGCTGTTTCCGGGCGCTGACCAGTTCGTCGGCGATGGTCAGCGCGGCCATGACCGTGATGCGCTGGTCGCCGATCTCGCCGAAGGCGCCGCGCAGCTCCGCGATTTTGGCGTCCACGATCTGGGCGAGGCCTTCGATATGCGGCTCCTCGCCCTCGTCGCAATTCATGCGATAGGTCCGGCCCGCAATGGTGACGACGGCCTGGGCCATTCACGCCTCCCCGAAGGACGTGGATGAATCTGGCTCGCTCTCTCCGGCGTCCGCCGAAGGATCGCGGGATTGGTGGGAAGAATCCGCGATTATGGCGCGGACGGCCGCCGCGGCGCGCTCGATCCGTCGCGACGCCTCGCCATTGGCGGCCTCCAGCGCCCGCGCGCGCCGGGCCGCGGCGTCGAGCTCGATCGCGAGCCGCGAACGGTCGTCCTGCAGCGCCGAATATTCCGCGAACTGATCCGCCTGTTCGCCGGCGCGCTCCGCCTGCCGGCTGATGGCGGCGTCGAGCGCGTCGAACGCCGCGCGCAGCCGCCGGCGCGCGGCGTCGTATCGATCCTGCCCGCTTGCGCCATCGCCGCGTCCGACCGCCTGATCGGGAGCGGCGTCGGGCGGTGTCTGTTCGTTCAGCGTCGGGGACAAAGGGATGCTTTCACTCGCGCGCCAGGAGAACGGACGATCGTTACAATCTATCATTGTCCCGCGCGCCGCCAAGACCCTGACGGCTAAGACCACAGGAAAAGAAGCGGGGCCGGGCGCCGTCCTTTCCGCGCCCGTTTCGTCCGCCTCCGCGGCAAATCGCCACATTCGGCGCGAAATCGCCAGCGCGGCGCCGCGGCGCCCGTCCGCGAAGCCTGGATGTCGCCAGGAATATAATACGAAGGTCGCAGATTCGGCTTGCGCGTAGTTGCGTTGGCGGCGGGAAACAGATTAAAGGGTCACCTACGAAATCCGGCGACAAAAATATGCCGGAATTTGGGGGAGCGACAAAAACGCCGTCTTTTTTGGATGGAACGAACCAAGGAGCGCATCGAAATGGCAGTTAAGGTCTTTATTAACGGTTTTGGCCGCATCGGCCGCAATGTCCTGCGCGCCATCGTCGAATCCGGCCGCACCGACATTCAGGTCGTCGGACTGAACGACCTTGGCTCGGTCGAAACCAACGCTCACCTGATGCGCTATGATTCGGTCCATGGCCGCTTCCCTGGCGTGGTCAAGGTCGAGGGCGACACGATCGACGTCGGAACCGGCCCGATCAAGGTCACGGCGATCAAGGACCCTTCCGCCCTGCCTTTGGCTGAACTCGGCGTCGACGTCGCCATGGAATGCACCGGCATCTTCACCGCCCGCGACAAGGCGGCGACCCTTTTGCATGCGGGCGCCAAGCGCGTCCTGGTCTCCGCGCCCTCCGACGGCGCCGATCTCACCGTCGTCTATGGCGTGAACCACGACAAGCTGACCAAGGATCATATGGTCGTCTCCAACGCCTCCTGCACCACCAATTGCCTCTCCCCGGTCGCCAAGGCGCTGAATGACGTCATCGGCATCGAAAAGGGCATGATGACGACCATCCATTCCTATACCGGCGACCAGCCGACGCTGGACACGTACCATAAGGACCTCTACCGCGGCCGCGCCGCCGCTCTGTCGATGATCCCGACCTCGACCGGCGCCGCCAAGGCGGTCGGCCTCGTCCTTCCAGAACTCAATGGCAAGCTCGACGGCTTCGCCTTGCGCGTGCCGACCCCGAATGTCTCGGTGGTCGATCTCAAGTTCATCGCCAAGCGCGCGACCTCCAGGGACGAGGTCAACGCAGCGATCAAGGCGGCGGCCGAAGGCCCGCTCAAGGGCATCCTGGGCTACACCACCGACAAGAACGTCTCGGTGGACTTCAACCACGACCCGCATTCGTCGATCTTCCACATGGATCAGACCAAGGTCATGGACGGAACCTTCGTCTCCGTCCTGTCCTGGTACGACAATGAATGGGGCTTCTCGAATCGCATGGCCGACACGGCCGTCGCGATGGCCAAACTGATCTGAACGAACCCGGGCGCGCTTCACGAGAAGCGCGCCTTTTTTTCGTCTTTTTCGCCAGAGGCCGCCATGTCCGCCTTCCGCACCCTCGATTCCGCCGAACTCAAGGGCAAGCGCGTGCTTGTCCGCGTCGATCTCAACGTGCCGATGGAAAACGGCAAGGTGAGCGACGCCACCCGCATCGACCGCATCCTGCCGACCTTGAACGAAATTTCCGGCAAGGGCGGCAAGGTCATCCTGCTTGCCCATTTCGGGCGCCCCAAGAACGGTCCCGACGAAGCCAATTCGCTGAAGCCCGTCGCCGCCGCCCTGGCCGAGCGCCTCGGCAAGCCGGTCGCCTTCGCCAATGACTGCATCGGCGCCCCGGCCGCGGCCGCCATCGTCAAGATGGCTGACGGCGACATTCTGCTGCTCGAAAACACCCGGTTCCACAAGGGCGAGGAGAAGAACGATCCGGCGATCGTGGACGCGCTCGCCGAACTCGGCGACGTCTATGTCAACGACGCCTTTTCCGCCGCCCATCGCGCCCACGCCTCGACCGAAGGCGTGGCGAAAAAGTTGCCGGCCTATGCCGGCCGGACGATGCAGGCGGAAATCGAAGCCCTGTCCAAGGCGCTCGAAAATCCGGCCCGCCCGGTGGCGGCGGTGGTCGGCGGCGCCAAGGTCTCGACCAAGCTGGAGCTGCTCGGCAACCTTACGAAAAAGGTCGATTTCCTGATCATCGGCGGCGGCATGGCCAACACCTTTCTCGCCGCCCAGGGCAAGAAGGTCGGCAAGTCGCTGTGCGAGCACGACCTGCTCGACACCGCGCGCGAAATTCTGAAGACGGCGGCCGAAAACAAATGCCAGATCGTGCTGCCGGTCGACGCCGTCGTGGCGCAGGAGTTCAAGGCCCATGCGCCGTCCCATGTGATCAGCGTCGATCATGTCGGCGACGCCGATATGATTCTCGACGCCGGGCCGAAATCGGTCTCGGAAGTCGAGAGCGTCCTCACCGCCTGCAAGACCCTGGTGTGGAACGGCCCCTTCGGCGCCTTCGAACTGGAGCCCTTCGACGCCGCGACCAATGCCGTCGCCCGTTTCGCCGCGCGCCTGACGGGCGAAGGCAAGCTGTTGTCGGTCGCCGGCGGCGGCGATACGGTGGCGGCGCTCAATCATGCTGGCGTCGCCGAAAAATTCACTTATGTATCGACTGCGGGCGGCGCCTTCCTCGAATGGATGGAAGGCAAGGTTCTGCCGGGCGTCGAGGCTCTTCGCGCCTGACATCGAGCGATGTCCCGCGCTTCCGGCCCGCCGGAAGCGCGGGCGCAAGTCTTTTTTCACAAGGACGGAAATTTTCACAAGGACGGAAACATGGCCCGCATCACGCTTCGCCAGTTGCTCGACCACGCCGCCGAACATGATTATGGCGTGCCGGCCTTCAATATCAATAATATGGAGCAGGCTCTGGCCATCATGGCCGCGGCTTCGGCGCTCGATGCGCCGGTCATCATCCAGGCCTCGCGCGGCGCCCGCCAATACGCCAATGACGTCATGCTCAAGCACATGATGGACGCTTTGGTCGAAATCTATCCGCAGATCCCGGTCTGTGTGCATCAGGACCATGGCAACAGCCCGGCGACCTGTTTCTCCGCCATGCAGGCGGGCTTCACCTCGGTGATGATGGACGGCTCGCTGAAAGAGGACGCCAAGACGCCCGGCGACTGGGACTATAACGTCAATGTCACCAAATATGTCGCCGACATGGCCCATCTTGGCGGCATATCGGTCGAGGGCGAGTTCGGCGTGCTCGGCTCGCTCGAAACCGGCATGGGCGAGAAGGAAGACGGCCACGGTTTCGAGGGCAGTCTGTCGCACGACCAGCTCGTCACCAATCCCGACGACGCGGTGAAATTCGTCAAGGAAACCAGGGTGGACGCCCTCGCCATCGCCATGGGCACCTCGCATGGAGCATATAAGTTCTCGCGCAAGCCCGACGGCGCCATTCTGGCGATGAATGTCATTGAGGAAATCCATCAGAAAATGCCGGGCCTGCATATGGTCATGCACGGCTCGTCCTCGGTGCCGCAGGAATTGCAGGACATCATCAACGCCTATGGCGGCAAGATGCCGCAGACCTGGGGCGTGCCGGTCGAGGAAATCCAGCGCGGCATCAAGCATGGCGTGCGCAAGATCAATATCGACACCGACAACCGCATGGCGATCACCGGCGCGATCCGCAAGGTGTTCGCCGAGCAGCCGGCCGAATTCGATCCGCGCAAATATCTCAAGCCGGCGACCGAGGCCATGACCCGGATCTGCCGCCAGCGCCTCGAAGAATTCGGCACGGCCGGCCAGGCCTCGAAGATCAAGAAAGTTTACACGCTTGCCGAAATGGCCAAGCGCTATGCCTCGGGCGAACTGGAGCCCAAGGCCGCCTGATCGGCGCCGGATTTCCGGTTTCGATGGGGCTGCGGCGTCCGTGGCCCCATTTTTGCCGTCAAAATTCGACACGCCTCTCATTCCCTCTCCCCGCATGGTCCGTCGAAAGGTGGGCGCCCTATGCGGGGAGCGGAGGCGCCGATGTCCAGGCGTCGTGCTGTATTGCCGAGTTCATGAACGATTTCATCAAACCGCGCCTCTATCTCATCACGCCGCCGGCCGCCGAGGCCGACGCCGTCGCCCCGGCCGTGGAGGCCGCTTTGGGCGCGGGCGACGTCGCCTGCGTGCTGCTGCGCTTCGCGATTCTCGACGAGGGCGCGCGCAAGAAAATCGTCAAGGCGCTCGCGCCGATGGTCCAGGGCGCCGGCGCGGCTTTGCTGGTGCCTGACGACGCCGCCCTCGCGGCGCGCGCGGGCGCCGACGGCGTCCATGTCGAGGGATTTGGCGACAATTTCGCTGCGGCCCTCGAAAGCCTCAAGCCCGAACGCATCGTCGGAATCGGCGCGCTGGCCAGCCGCGACGAGGCGATGCTGGCGGGCGAGAGCGACGCCGATTATCTGATGTTCGGCGCGCTCGATCCCGGCGCCGACAGCGCCGCCGCGACCGCCGAGCGCGCGTCCTGGTGGGCTGAACTTTTCAACGTTCCCTGCGTCGCGGTCGCCCATGAGACGGCGGATGTCGAGACTTTGGCGCGCTCGGGAGCGGAATTCGTCGCGCTGGGGCCGAAATTCTTTGCCGATCCGCGCGGGATTGCCGCCGCCGTCGCTGAGGCCCAGGCGGCGCTCGACCGCGTGGAGGCCAAGGCGTGAGGCGCCGGCTCGTCCGCCTGGCGCTGGCCGTCGCCGCCGTTCTCGTCGCCGGCCCGTCTTACGCGCGCCTCGCGCCGGGTGAGCCCGATCTCGCCTATGGCGCCTATCAGCGCGGCTATTACCGCACCGCCTTCGAGGAGGCGATGAAGCGCGTTCAGGCTGATCCCCATGACGGGGCGGCGATGACCCTCATCGCTGAATTGTTCGAACAGGGCGTCGGGGCGCCGCAAAATGTCGCCGAGGCCATGAATTGGTACAAGCTTAGCGCCGAACAGGGCGACAGGAACGCCGAATATTCGCTCGGCAATGCTTATTTTACCGGCAAGGGCGAGACCAAGGACGTGGCCAAGGCGGCCTTCTGGCTCGAAAAGGCCGCCGCGCAGGATCACGCCGGCGCCTGGTTCAATCTCGGGGTCATGGCGCTCGAAGGCAATGGCGTCGCCTCCGATTTCCCGAAAGCCGCGGCGGACTTCCGCCACTCGGCCGAACTCGGCTTTCCCGACGCCGCTTACGCGCTCGCTTTGCTTTATCGCGAGGGCAAGGGCGTCGAGAAGGATCGGACCCGGGCGACGGAATGGCTCAAGCGCGGGGCGGAAGAAGGTTTCCTCGCGGCGGAAGTCGAATATGGCATCGCTCTTTTCAATGGCGACGGCGTTCCGGCCGACGAGGCGAGCGGAGCGAATTGGCTGTTGCGCGCCGCCAACCGCAACAACGCCATCGCGCAAAACCGTGTCGCGCGCATGTATTTCGCCGGTCGCGGCCTGAAACAGAATCGCATCGAGGGCGCGAAATGGGCGATTCTTTCCGCCGCGGCGGGCTTGCGCGATTCCTGGCTCGACGCCCAGACCAACAAGCTGACGCCGGACGAGCGCAAGAAAGTGGAGCAGGAGATCAGGTCCTATCTGGGCAAATGATCCCTGCCGCGTTCAGCGCCACATGCCGCGCATGCGCGCGCCGAGATCGACGCGAAGCTGGGGCCGGGGGCCGGAAGCAGCGCCCTCCGCGGCGATCCGGGGCCAGGCGACTTTTTTGAACAAAGGCGTGAGTTCGTCGGGCAGAAAACGGCTGCGCGCGGCATAGACGTGGCGGTCGCCGCGCGCATGCTGGCCATGGGTGAAGAAGCGCTGCGGGATCATCAGATGGAGACGGTCGCGGGCGCGGGTCATCGCGACATAAAGCAGGCGGCGCTCTTCCTCGATTTCGGCGCTGGTTCCGGTCGCGAGGTCGGAGGGGATGCAGCCGTCGACCACATTGAGCAAGAATACCGATTTCCATTCCTGCCCCTTGGCGGAATGGATGGTCGAAAGGATCAGAAAGTCCTCGTCGACCAGCGGAGGGCCGGCCTCGCCGCTGGTCGCCTGGGGCGGGTCGAGCGTCAATTCGGTCAGGAAACGCTCGCGCGAGGGATAGGTCGCGGCGATCTGTTCGAGCTGGACGAGGTCGATCTGGCGGGTGGCGAAATCCTCGTGCAGACGTTCGAGATGCGGCTCATACCAGGCGCGGGCGCGGGCGATTTCCGCTGGCCAGCCGGATTGGCGCCGGCCGATATCCGTCATCGCGGCGACGAAATCCGGCCAGTGATCGCCCGATTTGGCCGGCGCCGGCAAAGCGGCCAGCGCCGCGAGCGGCTCGCTTTCCCCGCCGATTTCGTCGAGCGCGCGCCGGGCGGTCGAGGGGCCGACGCCCGGAAGAAGCTGGAGCAGGCGGAAACCGGCGACCCGG
This genomic interval from Candidatus Rhodoblastus alkanivorans contains the following:
- a CDS encoding helix-turn-helix transcriptional regulator translates to MASYKEPQGQPESFAPCETPAADEERAADDLSGPSAPISETNGVDSLFARQTRMVFDLLQTAVEEAAETAESRNVKVAAELHDLQLRALRSLHESALATVELFEALSAAQTPGELARRQIALARRQGESVSERLQEFFLSARKIATAMTAPPTPADRGPAEKDDNLFTRLDRLTARQKGVLELLAQGLPNKVIAHRLGISETTVKAHVGEILRKLKVYNRARAIAMLAQIDATRIGAVPDGEA
- a CDS encoding cell division protein ZapA → MAQAVVTIAGRTYRMNCDEGEEPHIEGLAQIVDAKIAELRGAFGEIGDQRITVMAALTIADELVSARKQLAAGNEAAARARAEAEELRRREAEWAERAAEALNEAAEQVETAARALGDEKS
- a CDS encoding DUF4164 family protein, with product MSPTLNEQTPPDAAPDQAVGRGDGASGQDRYDAARRRLRAAFDALDAAISRQAERAGEQADQFAEYSALQDDRSRLAIELDAAARRARALEAANGEASRRIERAAAAVRAIIADSSHQSRDPSADAGESEPDSSTSFGEA
- the gap gene encoding type I glyceraldehyde-3-phosphate dehydrogenase; translated protein: MAVKVFINGFGRIGRNVLRAIVESGRTDIQVVGLNDLGSVETNAHLMRYDSVHGRFPGVVKVEGDTIDVGTGPIKVTAIKDPSALPLAELGVDVAMECTGIFTARDKAATLLHAGAKRVLVSAPSDGADLTVVYGVNHDKLTKDHMVVSNASCTTNCLSPVAKALNDVIGIEKGMMTTIHSYTGDQPTLDTYHKDLYRGRAAALSMIPTSTGAAKAVGLVLPELNGKLDGFALRVPTPNVSVVDLKFIAKRATSRDEVNAAIKAAAEGPLKGILGYTTDKNVSVDFNHDPHSSIFHMDQTKVMDGTFVSVLSWYDNEWGFSNRMADTAVAMAKLI
- a CDS encoding phosphoglycerate kinase, producing the protein MSAFRTLDSAELKGKRVLVRVDLNVPMENGKVSDATRIDRILPTLNEISGKGGKVILLAHFGRPKNGPDEANSLKPVAAALAERLGKPVAFANDCIGAPAAAAIVKMADGDILLLENTRFHKGEEKNDPAIVDALAELGDVYVNDAFSAAHRAHASTEGVAKKLPAYAGRTMQAEIEALSKALENPARPVAAVVGGAKVSTKLELLGNLTKKVDFLIIGGGMANTFLAAQGKKVGKSLCEHDLLDTAREILKTAAENKCQIVLPVDAVVAQEFKAHAPSHVISVDHVGDADMILDAGPKSVSEVESVLTACKTLVWNGPFGAFELEPFDAATNAVARFAARLTGEGKLLSVAGGGDTVAALNHAGVAEKFTYVSTAGGAFLEWMEGKVLPGVEALRA
- the fba gene encoding class II fructose-bisphosphate aldolase (catalyzes the reversible aldol condensation of dihydroxyacetonephosphate and glyceraldehyde 3-phosphate in the Calvin cycle, glycolysis, and/or gluconeogenesis), with translation MARITLRQLLDHAAEHDYGVPAFNINNMEQALAIMAAASALDAPVIIQASRGARQYANDVMLKHMMDALVEIYPQIPVCVHQDHGNSPATCFSAMQAGFTSVMMDGSLKEDAKTPGDWDYNVNVTKYVADMAHLGGISVEGEFGVLGSLETGMGEKEDGHGFEGSLSHDQLVTNPDDAVKFVKETRVDALAIAMGTSHGAYKFSRKPDGAILAMNVIEEIHQKMPGLHMVMHGSSSVPQELQDIINAYGGKMPQTWGVPVEEIQRGIKHGVRKINIDTDNRMAITGAIRKVFAEQPAEFDPRKYLKPATEAMTRICRQRLEEFGTAGQASKIKKVYTLAEMAKRYASGELEPKAA
- a CDS encoding thiamine phosphate synthase; its protein translation is MNDFIKPRLYLITPPAAEADAVAPAVEAALGAGDVACVLLRFAILDEGARKKIVKALAPMVQGAGAALLVPDDAALAARAGADGVHVEGFGDNFAAALESLKPERIVGIGALASRDEAMLAGESDADYLMFGALDPGADSAAATAERASWWAELFNVPCVAVAHETADVETLARSGAEFVALGPKFFADPRGIAAAVAEAQAALDRVEAKA
- a CDS encoding tetratricopeptide repeat protein produces the protein MRRRLVRLALAVAAVLVAGPSYARLAPGEPDLAYGAYQRGYYRTAFEEAMKRVQADPHDGAAMTLIAELFEQGVGAPQNVAEAMNWYKLSAEQGDRNAEYSLGNAYFTGKGETKDVAKAAFWLEKAAAQDHAGAWFNLGVMALEGNGVASDFPKAAADFRHSAELGFPDAAYALALLYREGKGVEKDRTRATEWLKRGAEEGFLAAEVEYGIALFNGDGVPADEASGANWLLRAANRNNAIAQNRVARMYFAGRGLKQNRIEGAKWAILSAAAGLRDSWLDAQTNKLTPDERKKVEQEIRSYLGK